The Desulfobacterales bacterium genome has a window encoding:
- the pgsA gene encoding CDP-diacylglycerol--glycerol-3-phosphate 3-phosphatidyltransferase — translation MMNMLPSDKIRDILKHPNTLTLFRIIVVPGIVVLLMFPNGFSAFVAALLFSAAAITDYFDGFYARQRGMESELGKIMDPVADKLLVSCTLIMLSSLNWIPAWIVCVIIGREIAVTGLRNIISGKGEDISASSLGKYKTGFQIAAIIPLLIHYEYIGIDFHIVGMFFLWLALILTVYSGIDYFIRFKKFYIT, via the coding sequence ATGATGAACATGCTGCCTTCGGATAAGATCAGAGACATTCTTAAGCACCCCAATACGTTGACGCTCTTTCGGATCATCGTTGTGCCCGGGATTGTGGTTCTGCTCATGTTTCCCAATGGGTTTAGCGCGTTTGTGGCGGCTTTGCTTTTCAGCGCGGCCGCCATTACGGATTATTTCGATGGCTTTTACGCGCGGCAAAGGGGCATGGAGTCGGAGTTGGGCAAGATAATGGACCCGGTGGCGGATAAGCTTCTGGTATCCTGCACCTTGATCATGCTGTCTTCCCTGAACTGGATACCGGCATGGATCGTTTGCGTGATCATCGGCCGTGAAATCGCGGTCACCGGGCTTCGAAATATCATTTCGGGAAAAGGCGAAGATATTTCGGCCTCCAGTCTGGGAAAATACAAAACCGGGTTTCAAATCGCCGCCATTATACCCCTATTGATTCATTATGAGTATATCGGCATCGACTTTCATATTGTCGGCATGTTTTTCTTGTGGCTGGCGTTGATATTGACGGTTTATTCCGGTATCGACTATTTTATCCGGTTTAAGAAATTCTATATCACTTGA